In the Geitlerinema sp. PCC 9228 genome, one interval contains:
- the lgt gene encoding prolipoprotein diacylglyceryl transferase — translation MYPPVDPIIFEFGPFALRWYGLLMVSAILIGAYVASVRVQKRGEDSENLWDMLIWILIPGIIGARLYYVFIQSPRDETGIGRYLSNPIEILQIWDGGIHIFGAFIFGGIALWLYTRLNRLPTLIYLDAIALALPLAQAIGRWGNFINQELYGPPTTLPWGLRIDLSHRIPPYNNLAEYPESTRFHPLFLYESLWNFLGFFLIFWISRRFGAQLKDGDILLLYLIWYPGGRFFIEFLRTDSWFFPGTPFNVVHILCFAAVVVGAVLLFRRHWGTRDRKVS, via the coding sequence ATGTATCCACCTGTCGATCCGATAATTTTTGAGTTTGGACCCTTTGCCCTGCGCTGGTATGGTTTGTTAATGGTAAGCGCTATTTTAATTGGCGCTTATGTTGCCAGTGTCAGGGTTCAAAAACGTGGCGAAGATAGCGAAAATCTCTGGGATATGTTGATTTGGATTTTAATTCCAGGGATTATTGGCGCGCGGCTGTACTACGTTTTTATTCAATCGCCACGCGATGAAACTGGCATTGGTCGCTATTTGTCAAATCCCATCGAAATTTTGCAAATTTGGGATGGCGGCATCCATATTTTTGGCGCGTTTATTTTTGGTGGCATTGCCCTGTGGTTGTATACCAGACTCAATCGGCTGCCAACGTTAATTTATCTCGATGCGATCGCGTTAGCATTACCCCTTGCCCAAGCGATCGGTCGTTGGGGCAATTTCATCAATCAAGAACTATATGGACCTCCTACCACTTTACCGTGGGGATTGCGCATCGATCTATCCCACCGCATTCCCCCCTATAACAATTTAGCGGAATATCCCGAAAGTACCCGCTTCCATCCCTTGTTTTTGTACGAATCGTTGTGGAATTTTCTGGGATTTTTCCTGATTTTTTGGATTTCCCGACGGTTTGGCGCGCAACTCAAAGATGGGGATATCTTACTACTGTATTTAATTTGGTATCCCGGCGGTCGGTTTTTTATTGAGTTTCTCCGAACCGATTCTTGGTTTTTCCCAGGAACGCCGTTTAATGTGGTTCACATTCTTTGTTTCGCGGCGGTGGTGGTTGGCGCAGTTCTCCTGTTTCGCCGCCACTGGGGAACTCGCGATCGCAAAGTTAGTTAA
- a CDS encoding glycosyltransferase family 4 protein produces MKPASIAIAGAKHISIPNLPRHSQNIFFKSLYWPLDRIWSPFQNLATWRFPISQECDLLHAFNAIPVTNKPFLVTISVPPFVYKSKRTRGAEALFFRFLRSQLTAGNCKKIIFQSDYAKQRYLNAIQNEKHRKIVLEKETIVHPNFIQRTSEPKALQNKDRVNLIFVGGHFARKGGVVAVRVAKKALEKNLPISVRIISDLKLGAGVPTDFPNKEQYRPDLELLDLPNVEFYGRLPNDRVLEMMANSDFQIMPSLHDEYGYSIAEGFSTATPAIATNICALPELVRDNQNGYIISLGKKENRLWSGWGNWKRLGSDRHWELVDRAYNYLAEEIFTRLQLFLERSDRQEHYEMLSQGALHRFQIAHESRKMSEILDRMYGEALEN; encoded by the coding sequence ATGAAACCTGCTAGCATCGCGATCGCTGGTGCCAAACACATTAGCATTCCCAATCTTCCCCGCCATTCCCAAAACATTTTTTTTAAGTCTCTTTACTGGCCTTTAGACCGAATTTGGTCGCCCTTTCAAAATTTGGCAACCTGGCGATTCCCCATTTCCCAGGAATGTGATTTGCTGCATGCCTTTAATGCCATTCCAGTAACCAATAAACCTTTCTTAGTCACCATCAGCGTTCCCCCCTTTGTATATAAAAGTAAAAGAACCAGAGGTGCTGAAGCATTGTTCTTTCGCTTTTTGCGATCGCAACTAACGGCTGGCAACTGCAAAAAAATTATTTTTCAATCTGATTATGCCAAACAACGCTACTTAAATGCCATTCAAAATGAAAAACACCGGAAAATTGTTCTGGAAAAAGAAACCATCGTCCATCCCAATTTTATCCAAAGAACCTCGGAACCCAAAGCACTGCAAAATAAAGATCGGGTAAACTTGATATTTGTGGGAGGTCATTTTGCTCGTAAAGGTGGCGTTGTTGCCGTACGAGTTGCGAAAAAAGCACTGGAAAAGAATTTACCTATTTCTGTTCGTATTATATCGGATTTAAAATTGGGAGCGGGCGTCCCAACTGATTTTCCCAATAAAGAACAATATCGTCCGGATTTAGAACTGTTGGATTTACCTAATGTGGAATTTTACGGTCGCTTGCCCAACGATCGAGTATTGGAGATGATGGCGAATAGTGACTTTCAAATTATGCCTAGTTTGCACGATGAATATGGCTATAGTATAGCAGAAGGATTTTCCACCGCCACACCAGCGATCGCTACCAACATTTGTGCGTTACCAGAGTTGGTTCGAGACAACCAAAACGGATACATAATTTCATTAGGCAAAAAAGAAAATCGCTTGTGGTCGGGGTGGGGAAATTGGAAAAGATTGGGTAGCGATCGCCACTGGGAATTGGTCGATCGTGCCTATAACTATCTGGCAGAAGAAATTTTTACCAGACTACAACTATTTTTAGAACGCAGCGATCGCCAAGAACATTACGAAATGTTAAGCCAAGGTGCCTTGCATCGATTTCAAATAGCGCACGAATCGCGAAAAATGAGTGAAATACTCGATCGGATGTATGGGGAAGCCTTAGAAAATTAA
- a CDS encoding DUF732 domain-containing protein, producing MDYIYHLANTSLTLRVANHLRAHPEFPTEFMTVIHQIDGWVVRVKVKDSLDSYQAGNFLAFMNELGIPYQPDIRIRMALWSLESGQSPTQVMRRYHVAIVSHGEPNFDEIQLFRHQFVKGLGYCPETLA from the coding sequence ATGGATTATATATATCACCTCGCCAATACGAGCCTAACCCTACGGGTAGCAAACCATCTCCGTGCCCATCCTGAGTTCCCCACGGAATTTATGACGGTAATTCATCAAATTGATGGATGGGTGGTTCGCGTCAAGGTGAAGGATTCGCTGGATTCGTACCAGGCTGGCAATTTCCTGGCGTTTATGAACGAACTAGGTATTCCTTACCAGCCGGATATTCGCATCCGCATGGCCCTGTGGAGTTTGGAAAGCGGACAGTCTCCCACTCAGGTAATGCGGCGCTATCACGTTGCAATTGTATCCCACGGCGAACCTAATTTTGATGAAATTCAGCTCTTCCGGCATCAATTTGTGAAGGGACTGGGCTATTGCCCGGAAACCTTGGCATAA
- a CDS encoding alkaline phosphatase family protein → MGKFPRLVIIGLDCAEPSLVFHRFREDLPNLSRLMEQGSYGKLESCIPAITVPAWSCMTSGRDPGELGIYGFRNRVDRSYQNLAIANSNAVKVPRLWDILGAADWKVAVLGVPGTYPPQLVNGALVSCFLTPNTDSQYTYPLSLGSQIRAWVDKYMFDVPNFRSDDKGRILRDIYHLCNQSFTMASHLVESYQPDLLMLVEMGVDRIHHAFWKHMDDRHPLHIPNSPYKNAIYDYYRHVDSCIGKLLDRCDEDTAVLVVSDHGAQPLMGGFCLNQWLIENGYLTLKENPDTPVPLEKADVDWSRTKAWGSGGYYGRIFLNVEGREPQGTIPVTAYHEERQKLIDKLESLCDPWGNSLGVKAYTPQELYQRVRGIAPDLIVYFQDMAWRSLGTIGGDSLYQWENDTGPDDANHAQNGIIIFHDPQNPKGGQYIEDAQIYDILPTLLARYGIAAPKGLRGKVLPI, encoded by the coding sequence ATGGGTAAATTTCCCCGACTGGTAATTATTGGTTTGGATTGCGCGGAACCTTCCCTGGTGTTCCATCGATTTCGCGAGGATTTGCCGAATCTCTCCCGTTTGATGGAACAGGGAAGCTATGGTAAGCTGGAAAGCTGCATTCCCGCGATTACGGTTCCCGCTTGGAGTTGCATGACCAGCGGTCGCGACCCAGGAGAGTTGGGGATTTACGGGTTTCGCAATCGGGTAGATCGCAGTTACCAAAATTTAGCGATCGCCAATAGCAATGCAGTCAAAGTTCCCCGCTTGTGGGATATCCTGGGGGCAGCGGATTGGAAAGTAGCGGTTTTAGGAGTTCCGGGAACCTATCCACCGCAACTGGTCAACGGCGCTTTGGTTTCTTGCTTTCTCACACCCAACACCGACAGCCAATATACCTATCCCCTCAGCCTCGGCAGCCAAATCCGCGCCTGGGTAGACAAATATATGTTCGATGTTCCCAATTTTCGTTCCGACGATAAAGGGCGCATTTTGCGGGATATTTACCACCTCTGCAACCAGTCGTTTACCATGGCATCGCATCTTGTGGAAAGTTACCAGCCGGATTTGTTAATGCTGGTGGAAATGGGGGTCGATCGCATTCACCATGCTTTTTGGAAACATATGGACGATCGCCATCCCCTACATATTCCCAATTCTCCTTATAAAAATGCCATTTACGATTATTACCGCCACGTGGATAGCTGCATTGGTAAATTATTAGACCGCTGCGATGAAGATACAGCCGTTCTGGTGGTTTCCGACCACGGGGCGCAACCGCTGATGGGAGGCTTTTGCTTAAATCAATGGTTGATTGAAAATGGTTATTTAACGTTAAAGGAAAATCCCGATACGCCAGTTCCTCTGGAAAAAGCGGATGTGGATTGGTCGCGTACGAAAGCTTGGGGGTCTGGTGGTTATTACGGGCGTATCTTTTTGAATGTAGAAGGCAGGGAACCCCAAGGTACCATTCCGGTTACAGCTTATCACGAAGAACGGCAAAAATTAATCGACAAATTAGAATCCCTCTGCGACCCTTGGGGGAATTCGTTGGGGGTGAAAGCCTATACGCCACAGGAACTCTACCAGCGGGTTCGGGGAATTGCGCCGGATTTGATTGTTTATTTTCAAGATATGGCTTGGCGATCGCTGGGAACCATTGGCGGCGATTCCCTTTATCAGTGGGAAAATGATACCGGTCCTGACGATGCCAATCACGCGCAAAATGGTATTATTATATTTCACGACCCGCAAAATCCCAAAGGCGGTCAGTATATTGAAGATGCCCAGATTTACGATATTTTACCAACTTTGCTCGCTCGTTATGGCATTGCCGCGCCGAAAGGGTTGCGGGGGAAGGTTTTGCCGATTTAA
- a CDS encoding ATP-binding protein, translated as MKVTKIMVDLSDRIEKTPRRIPLRYALIIPFLLQITIAVGLTGYFSLRNGQQAVNDLAQKLRSEVSQQVAHLLDHYLGLPHRLNQVNAKALQAEIIQQNNFSKISHHFWQQMQVFNVGYISYSNPQGRFVGVGRMPNGEFAIDSLPSPATSKVFFYSVDSQGNRSEEPWGIKENYQPTEDTWYTDAVATGKPRWSQIYRWQEWWNQYDSFLSISASRPVYDKKGELIGVLGIEQPLNYISNFLSQLDISEVGDVFIIERNGRLVAADSQQGISKQRNGELKRLPASQSQNPRIQQTAKYLNQEFPNLKNIDSPTMLSFQPESDRQFVQVTPWQDQYGLDWLIVVTVPESAFMGQINKNTRTTIILCLTALAIASILGIWTSRWLSKPILQLSQASRGLAKGFLERRVPIRGVDEVRILAVSFNAMAEQLQESFRALENTNQELEERVAQRTSELTQAKAEAEAANQAKSQFLASMSHELRTPLNGILGYAQILQRSQALTHSDKEGLRIIQECGSHLLMLINDVLDLSKIEAQKLELAPIDFHLPSFLSGVAEICRLKAEQKNIDFISQFDENLPTGIHADEKRLRQVLINLLSNAVKFTEEGNVIFRVFLLETIDADTNQSKARLRFQVEDTGIGISPEQASKIFQPFEQTGTAIKKSEGTGLGLAVSQKIVEMMDSQIQVSSIPGKGSTFWLDVEIPIAREWAHSSSKTYKGTIVGYQGKRRQVLVVDDKWENRSVIVNLLSPLGFDVAEATDGEEGFLTAEAIAPDLIITDLVMPETDGVYFIRKIRERDSLQNIPILVSSASVFESDQYKSLEAGGDDFLPKPIQAPELLQKVQQLLEIEWQYEQSHSEKESQKAEAIVANMIPPPISDVEAFYNLAIRGSLKKLQKQAEQLKQTDAKFAPFAQKVLQLAQEFKEKELIAFLQAYQ; from the coding sequence ATGAAGGTTACGAAAATAATGGTAGATTTAAGCGATCGCATCGAAAAAACACCGCGCAGAATTCCCCTACGTTACGCCCTCATAATTCCCTTTCTCCTACAAATTACCATAGCCGTCGGTTTAACGGGATACTTTTCCCTACGCAACGGGCAACAAGCCGTCAACGACCTAGCCCAAAAACTGCGATCGGAAGTTAGCCAACAAGTAGCCCACCTGCTAGATCATTATTTAGGATTGCCCCATCGCCTCAACCAAGTCAACGCCAAAGCCCTGCAAGCAGAAATTATCCAACAGAATAACTTCTCCAAAATCTCCCACCATTTCTGGCAGCAGATGCAAGTTTTCAACGTCGGCTATATCAGCTACAGCAATCCCCAAGGCAGATTTGTCGGCGTCGGCAGAATGCCCAACGGCGAATTTGCCATCGACTCCCTACCCTCCCCAGCAACCAGCAAAGTCTTTTTCTACAGCGTAGATAGCCAAGGCAACCGCAGCGAGGAACCTTGGGGCATCAAAGAAAACTACCAACCCACCGAAGATACCTGGTATACCGATGCCGTCGCCACCGGCAAACCCCGTTGGAGTCAAATTTATCGGTGGCAGGAATGGTGGAACCAATACGACTCTTTTTTATCAATCTCTGCCAGCCGCCCGGTTTACGATAAAAAAGGAGAACTCATCGGCGTTCTCGGTATCGAACAACCCCTCAATTACATCAGCAATTTTTTAAGCCAATTAGACATTAGCGAAGTGGGGGATGTTTTTATTATCGAACGCAACGGGCGTTTGGTAGCCGCCGATAGCCAACAAGGGATTTCTAAACAAAGAAACGGCGAACTCAAACGCTTGCCAGCCAGTCAAAGCCAAAATCCTCGTATTCAGCAAACCGCAAAATATTTAAACCAAGAATTTCCCAATCTAAAAAATATTGATTCTCCCACCATGCTGAGTTTCCAGCCGGAAAGCGATCGCCAATTCGTACAAGTAACCCCCTGGCAAGACCAATACGGCTTGGATTGGCTGATTGTGGTTACCGTTCCCGAATCTGCCTTCATGGGGCAAATTAACAAAAATACCCGAACCACCATTATTTTATGCCTGACAGCCTTAGCCATTGCTTCAATTTTAGGAATTTGGACTTCCCGTTGGTTGAGCAAACCCATTTTACAACTTTCGCAAGCTAGTCGGGGATTGGCAAAAGGTTTCCTAGAACGGCGCGTTCCCATACGCGGTGTAGACGAAGTACGCATCTTAGCCGTATCCTTCAATGCCATGGCAGAACAGTTGCAAGAATCGTTTCGCGCCTTGGAAAATACCAACCAAGAATTAGAAGAACGAGTTGCTCAACGCACTTCAGAACTCACCCAAGCCAAAGCCGAAGCCGAAGCCGCCAACCAAGCCAAAAGCCAATTTCTTGCCAGCATGAGTCACGAACTGCGTACGCCCCTCAACGGCATTTTAGGCTACGCTCAAATTTTACAGCGATCGCAAGCTCTCACCCACTCGGATAAAGAAGGATTGCGCATTATCCAGGAATGCGGTTCCCACTTACTGATGTTAATCAACGACGTATTGGATTTATCTAAAATTGAAGCGCAAAAATTAGAACTAGCCCCCATAGATTTCCATTTGCCCTCGTTTCTCAGCGGCGTTGCCGAAATTTGTCGCCTCAAAGCCGAACAGAAAAATATCGATTTTATCTCGCAATTCGACGAAAATTTGCCAACAGGTATCCACGCCGACGAAAAACGCCTGCGCCAAGTATTAATCAACTTATTAAGTAATGCCGTAAAATTCACCGAAGAAGGCAACGTTATCTTTCGCGTCTTTTTGCTAGAAACCATCGACGCCGATACCAACCAATCGAAGGCGCGTTTGCGGTTTCAGGTAGAAGACACGGGAATTGGGATTTCTCCAGAACAAGCCAGCAAAATTTTCCAACCCTTCGAACAAACTGGAACTGCTATCAAAAAATCGGAAGGAACGGGATTGGGATTGGCAGTTAGCCAGAAAATTGTCGAAATGATGGACAGTCAAATTCAGGTTAGCAGCATTCCTGGAAAAGGCAGTACGTTTTGGCTGGATGTGGAAATTCCCATTGCCAGGGAATGGGCGCATTCTAGCAGCAAAACCTACAAAGGAACCATCGTGGGATACCAAGGAAAACGGCGTCAAGTTTTGGTGGTGGATGACAAATGGGAAAATCGTTCGGTGATTGTGAATTTACTTAGTCCTTTGGGATTTGACGTTGCAGAGGCGACGGATGGAGAAGAGGGATTTTTAACTGCAGAAGCGATCGCACCAGATTTAATTATTACCGATTTGGTTATGCCAGAAACCGATGGCGTATATTTCATTCGCAAAATTCGCGAACGTGACTCCCTACAAAATATCCCCATTTTGGTTTCTTCTGCCAGCGTTTTTGAAAGCGACCAATACAAAAGCCTCGAAGCTGGCGGCGATGACTTTCTACCCAAACCCATCCAAGCCCCAGAACTGCTACAAAAAGTGCAACAATTATTGGAAATTGAATGGCAGTACGAACAATCCCACTCAGAAAAAGAATCCCAAAAGGCAGAAGCCATTGTTGCTAATATGATCCCGCCGCCGATATCCGATGTGGAAGCTTTTTACAATCTAGCCATCAGGGGCAGCCTAAAAAAACTGCAAAAACAAGCAGAACAGTTGAAACAAACCGATGCCAAATTTGCCCCGTTTGCCCAGAAAGTATTGCAGTTGGCACAGGAGTTCAAGGAAAAAGAGTTAATTGCTTTTTTGCAAGCTTATCAATAA
- a CDS encoding Npun_R2821/Npun_R2822 family protein encodes MKRGIYILGNNRVRENAIALLNSIRLYDREIPVYLVPFDDQYQELLASLQPKGVELFPNLDKIQQLSQKMKAWFPEGFFSGKSSLNKLRKFNFWLGPLDEFLYIDTDIVVFEKVADILDYLSEYEFLCCDFQHKGGLKNIFNPVVREKEIFTDSDLQYVFNSGLFASRKNIISESRMDEILQECSNHREYFDFTNRIVDQPLLNYMVLKCTSKRLNLVRVPGCNAGSWAGSSHFQQVEPGVLYDGNRRLKYLHWAGRRPKDAYQEIWEYYRYMYEPKPEPVKVPFWQQIWTSTKHNIKTNLQALLKRSS; translated from the coding sequence ATGAAACGCGGCATTTATATTTTAGGCAATAACCGGGTTCGAGAGAATGCGATCGCGCTTTTGAATAGCATTCGACTGTATGACCGGGAAATTCCCGTTTACTTAGTTCCCTTTGACGACCAATACCAAGAGCTACTAGCAAGCTTGCAGCCAAAAGGGGTGGAATTGTTTCCCAATTTAGATAAAATTCAACAACTCTCCCAAAAAATGAAAGCCTGGTTTCCAGAAGGCTTTTTTTCGGGAAAATCCAGTTTGAATAAGCTACGCAAGTTTAATTTTTGGTTGGGACCGTTAGATGAATTTCTCTATATAGATACCGATATCGTTGTTTTTGAAAAAGTTGCCGATATTTTAGACTATTTGTCAGAATATGAATTCCTCTGCTGCGATTTCCAACATAAAGGCGGATTGAAAAATATTTTTAATCCCGTAGTACGAGAAAAAGAAATTTTTACAGATAGCGATTTGCAATATGTTTTTAACAGTGGATTGTTTGCATCCAGAAAAAATATAATCTCCGAGTCTCGCATGGATGAAATTTTACAAGAATGTAGCAACCATCGAGAGTATTTTGATTTTACTAATAGAATTGTGGACCAACCTCTTTTAAATTATATGGTTCTGAAATGTACCTCCAAACGTTTAAATTTAGTCAGAGTTCCTGGTTGCAATGCTGGTAGTTGGGCAGGTTCTTCCCATTTCCAGCAGGTAGAACCGGGGGTTCTTTACGATGGCAATCGGCGCTTGAAATATTTACACTGGGCGGGTAGAAGACCGAAAGATGCCTACCAGGAAATTTGGGAGTACTATCGCTACATGTACGAACCCAAACCAGAACCAGTGAAGGTTCCGTTTTGGCAGCAAATTTGGACAAGTACCAAGCACAATATCAAAACAAATCTTCAAGCCTTGCTCAAAAGATCGTCTTAA
- a CDS encoding sulfotransferase, with protein sequence MIIGTQKGGTSILSVYMRRHPTIVPAVQKELHFFDRPKYRKGKYFYFSEFPLPKLDKLGSKQITGEATPDYLFHPHAPARIKELFPDTKFIVLLRNPSDRAYAHYNHEVRNKREPLPSFEEAVNAEPERLRGELEKMLSDPTYESEVRDRKSYLERGKYQEQLQRWFDLFPREQFLIFKSEDFFVDPQSVLKEIWQFLDLPEWYPEQYSKYKQSYSSIDPQLREKLMDYFRPYNEKLYEYLGRDFGWH encoded by the coding sequence ATGATTATTGGTACCCAAAAAGGGGGAACCTCTATTTTAAGCGTATACATGAGGCGTCACCCTACCATTGTACCTGCCGTCCAAAAAGAACTCCATTTTTTCGATCGCCCCAAATATCGCAAAGGCAAGTATTTTTATTTTAGCGAGTTTCCCTTGCCGAAGTTAGACAAACTTGGTTCAAAACAAATTACTGGAGAAGCAACGCCTGACTATCTTTTTCATCCCCATGCTCCAGCACGGATTAAGGAATTATTTCCCGATACCAAATTTATTGTATTGCTAAGAAATCCGTCCGATCGCGCTTACGCTCATTACAACCATGAAGTCCGCAATAAGCGAGAACCCCTTCCTTCCTTTGAAGAAGCGGTGAATGCCGAACCAGAACGCTTGCGAGGAGAACTGGAAAAGATGCTTTCCGATCCTACTTATGAAAGCGAAGTTCGCGATCGCAAATCTTATTTGGAACGCGGCAAATATCAGGAACAGTTGCAGCGTTGGTTCGATCTTTTCCCGCGGGAACAATTTTTAATTTTTAAAAGCGAAGATTTTTTTGTCGATCCACAATCTGTTCTGAAGGAAATTTGGCAATTTTTAGATTTACCTGAGTGGTATCCCGAACAATATTCTAAATACAAGCAAAGCTACTCTTCCATCGACCCACAACTTCGGGAAAAACTGATGGACTATTTTCGTCCGTACAATGAAAAACTATACGAATATTTAGGAAGGGATTTTGGTTGGCATTAA
- a CDS encoding sulfatase, with amino-acid sequence MNNLDIVFLVLDTQRFDRLSCYGYPLETSPELDKLASQGTQFQNAVAPAQWTIPSHASMFTGVYPSLHNTVQSYSVLPETLPTLAERLQSGGYYTAAFCNNPLVGVINNGLRRGFYSFLNYSGWLTSHPNQAGVGSNFIDRYRQGFKRLLAGTLNKVQDTFARSETMLALSFTPIMVPLWQTALSFKGNTKKSLADAARLLVERRGIGEERPIFTFINLMGTHMPYHPPRQYVEKFAPHVLQDKEAQRYLRQFNSDVYGWLAPLADPLDDRRKATLDGMYNAEVAAQDEQVGRFLKTLRDSGRLDKTMVVVCSDHGEHLGEKQLVGHTNALYNELARVPLIIHDPRGDFAVGKRYDVVSTRRLFHTVLTAAGLANEYEEALNLASATNSEGDAVFAEAVPPQNAVNLLLKRQPHLVCDRGYDVTTRAIWQGKYKLLANGEDGLKRRELYNIADDPAEKTNLHDIFPETVESLCDRLQSFVGEIPATATASDRTADNHDDPEVYRRLRDLGYLE; translated from the coding sequence ATGAATAACCTTGACATCGTATTTTTGGTCCTCGATACCCAACGGTTCGATCGCCTTTCCTGCTACGGCTATCCCCTAGAAACCTCCCCCGAACTCGACAAACTTGCCAGCCAAGGAACGCAATTTCAAAACGCCGTAGCGCCAGCGCAGTGGACCATTCCTTCCCACGCTTCCATGTTTACCGGCGTTTACCCTTCCCTCCACAACACCGTACAATCTTACTCAGTTCTGCCAGAAACCTTACCCACCCTAGCCGAAAGACTGCAATCTGGGGGCTACTACACAGCCGCTTTTTGTAACAATCCCCTCGTCGGTGTCATCAACAACGGCTTGCGGCGGGGATTTTATAGCTTCCTCAACTACAGCGGTTGGCTAACCTCACATCCCAACCAAGCCGGCGTAGGTTCTAACTTTATCGATCGCTACCGCCAGGGATTCAAACGGTTGCTTGCCGGTACGTTAAACAAAGTCCAAGATACCTTTGCGCGATCGGAAACCATGTTAGCGCTTTCGTTTACACCGATTATGGTTCCATTGTGGCAAACAGCACTAAGTTTTAAAGGCAACACCAAAAAATCCCTCGCCGATGCAGCGCGTTTGTTAGTAGAACGACGGGGAATTGGCGAAGAACGCCCCATTTTTACTTTTATTAATTTAATGGGAACCCACATGCCCTACCATCCGCCGCGCCAATATGTGGAAAAATTTGCTCCCCACGTGTTACAAGATAAAGAAGCACAGCGGTATTTGCGCCAGTTTAACAGCGACGTGTATGGATGGCTAGCGCCTTTGGCTGACCCGCTGGACGATCGCCGCAAAGCAACCCTTGATGGCATGTACAATGCGGAAGTAGCGGCGCAAGACGAACAGGTGGGACGGTTTTTAAAAACTTTGCGGGATAGCGGTAGGCTAGACAAAACCATGGTGGTGGTTTGTTCCGACCACGGCGAACATTTAGGGGAAAAGCAGTTGGTGGGTCATACCAATGCTTTGTACAATGAATTGGCGCGGGTACCGTTAATTATCCACGACCCTAGAGGAGATTTTGCTGTGGGCAAACGGTATGACGTAGTGTCTACCCGCCGTTTGTTCCATACGGTATTGACAGCGGCTGGTTTGGCAAACGAGTATGAAGAGGCGTTGAATTTGGCTTCGGCGACGAATTCGGAAGGGGATGCCGTGTTTGCAGAAGCAGTTCCGCCGCAAAATGCCGTGAATTTGCTGTTGAAGCGACAGCCGCATTTGGTTTGCGATCGCGGTTACGATGTTACCACCCGCGCTATTTGGCAGGGGAAATACAAACTGCTAGCCAACGGCGAAGATGGGTTAAAACGGCGAGAACTGTACAATATTGCCGATGACCCGGCGGAAAAAACCAATTTGCACGATATTTTCCCGGAAACGGTAGAATCTTTGTGCGATCGCTTGCAATCGTTTGTCGGGGAAATCCCAGCCACGGCAACCGCCAGCGACCGAACCGCCGACAATCACGACGACCCGGAAGTCTACCGTCGCCTGCGCGACCTCGGATATTTAGAATGA
- a CDS encoding KGK domain-containing protein: MQNQSWKPLNSKDVISITDSRNPLRRLPPHITFKKNELMKALSQKSSIALYGNEKISMSEWTEKGVNCEFLDPQTGVWQKGKVRISLEFCPDQPQPQPTESQSSEDSLDEFRNQTSR, encoded by the coding sequence ATGCAAAATCAATCTTGGAAACCTCTCAATTCCAAAGATGTTATTTCAATTACAGATAGCCGCAATCCCCTTAGACGATTACCTCCTCATATCACTTTCAAGAAAAATGAATTGATGAAAGCTTTATCCCAAAAATCATCTATAGCTCTTTATGGTAATGAGAAAATATCTATGAGTGAATGGACCGAAAAAGGGGTCAATTGTGAGTTTTTAGACCCGCAAACAGGCGTATGGCAAAAAGGAAAGGTAAGAATTAGTCTAGAATTTTGTCCTGACCAACCCCAACCCCAACCCACCGAATCTCAATCTTCGGAAGATTCTCTTGATGAATTTCGCAACCAAACATCCAGGTAA